A stretch of Caldilineales bacterium DNA encodes these proteins:
- a CDS encoding 3-hydroxybutyryl-CoA dehydrogenase (converts (S)-3-hydroxybutanoyl-CoA to 3-acetoacetyl-CoA) — translation MSIQTIGVVGCGLMGSGIVEVCARSGFDVIVGEMNDDFLRSGLARVNKSIERGVSRGKISAEEAQATLGRIRGTTEPEDFAPVDLVIEAVTEDIELKQRIFRRLDAVVGPEVILASNTSSISIAALAAVTKRPDRVLGMHFFNPVPVMALLELVRGILTSDETLAVAQDIGARLGKTTVVAKDSPGFIVNRLLIPYIIDAIKLYEAGLATKEDIDAGVKLGLAHPMGPLTLTDLVGLDTTLAVADVLYAEYGEPRFKAPPLLRQMVTAGLLGRKSGRGFYTYGS, via the coding sequence ATGTCCATTCAAACCATCGGCGTTGTCGGCTGCGGCCTCATGGGCTCCGGCATCGTCGAAGTCTGCGCCCGTTCGGGCTTCGATGTCATCGTCGGCGAGATGAACGACGATTTCCTACGCTCTGGCCTGGCTCGGGTGAACAAATCGATCGAGCGCGGGGTCAGCCGCGGCAAAATCAGCGCCGAAGAAGCACAGGCGACGCTCGGCCGCATCCGCGGCACCACCGAACCAGAAGACTTCGCCCCCGTCGACCTCGTGATCGAGGCCGTCACCGAAGACATCGAACTCAAACAGCGCATCTTCCGCCGTCTGGATGCCGTCGTCGGGCCGGAAGTCATCCTGGCCTCCAACACCTCGTCGATCAGCATCGCCGCCCTTGCCGCCGTCACCAAACGCCCCGACCGCGTGCTGGGGATGCATTTCTTCAACCCCGTGCCGGTGATGGCCCTGCTCGAGCTGGTGCGCGGCATCCTCACCAGCGACGAAACCCTGGCCGTTGCCCAGGACATCGGCGCCCGCCTGGGCAAGACGACGGTGGTGGCCAAGGATAGCCCCGGCTTCATCGTCAACCGCTTGCTGATCCCCTACATCATCGACGCCATCAAACTGTACGAGGCCGGTCTGGCGACCAAAGAGGACATCGATGCCGGCGTCAAGCTGGGGCTGGCCCACCCCATGGGGCCGCTGACCCTGACCGATCTGGTGGGCCTGGACACCACCCTGGCCGTGGCCGATGTCTTGTACGCCGAATACGGCGAGCCGCGCTTCAAAGCACCGCCGCTGCTGCGCCAGATGGTGACGGCCGGTCTGCTGGGCCGCAAGTCGGGCCGTGGTTTCTACACCTACGGTTCCTGA
- a CDS encoding sulfurtransferase TusA family protein yields MTTATISTPAKTLDNRGSDCASGFVQLLEMMEGLAPGETLAILSTDAASQRELREWAGRSGNTLLQAETSGPFWRREYRYLIRKGSVV; encoded by the coding sequence ATGACCACTGCTACGATCTCAACCCCCGCCAAAACCCTGGACAACCGCGGCAGCGACTGCGCCTCGGGCTTCGTGCAACTTTTGGAGATGATGGAGGGCCTGGCGCCCGGCGAAACCCTGGCCATCCTCAGCACCGACGCCGCCTCGCAACGCGAGCTGCGAGAGTGGGCTGGCCGCTCCGGCAACACCCTGCTGCAGGCCGAGACCAGCGGCCCCTTCTGGCGTCGCGAGTATCGCTACTTGATCCGCAAGGGATCCGTAGTCTAA
- a CDS encoding DUF1905 domain-containing protein: MALIHFAGPLVRRGNYYCVEFPRLVSVDLRSRARVKVRGTINGGDYDGSAFPTGDGRHFIMISARKRQELDILEGEEVVVILDQVEDDEG; the protein is encoded by the coding sequence ATGGCATTGATCCACTTCGCTGGGCCTTTGGTGCGGCGTGGCAACTATTACTGCGTCGAGTTTCCTCGCCTGGTCAGTGTCGATCTTCGCAGCCGAGCGCGAGTGAAGGTGCGGGGCACGATCAACGGCGGCGATTACGACGGCTCCGCCTTCCCCACCGGCGACGGCCGGCACTTCATCATGATCAGCGCCCGCAAGCGCCAGGAACTGGACATCCTGGAAGGTGAAGAAGTGGTGGTCATCCTCGACCAGGTCGAGGACGACGAGGGCTAA
- a CDS encoding DUF488 domain-containing protein, producing the protein MIRVKRAYDTAEAADGERFLVDRLWPRGVTKEVLRLAGWLREVAPSDELRRWFGHDPDRWAEFQRRYGAELDGKPESWQPLLEAAARGDITLVYGTKDTQHNNAAALKSYLEARRAEDGPPDPG; encoded by the coding sequence CTGATCCGGGTCAAGCGCGCTTACGACACGGCAGAGGCGGCGGACGGGGAGCGTTTCCTCGTTGACCGCCTTTGGCCGCGCGGGGTGACCAAGGAGGTGCTACGCCTGGCCGGCTGGCTGCGGGAGGTGGCGCCAAGCGACGAACTGCGGCGCTGGTTCGGCCATGATCCCGACCGCTGGGCCGAGTTCCAGCGGCGCTATGGGGCGGAACTGGACGGGAAGCCGGAGAGCTGGCAGCCGCTGCTGGAAGCGGCCGCCCGCGGGGACATCACCCTGGTCTACGGGACCAAAGATACGCAGCACAACAATGCCGCAGCCCTCAAGTCGTATCTGGAGGCGCGGCGGGCGGAAGATGGCCCTCCCGATCCCGGTTAG
- a CDS encoding DUF2249 domain-containing protein: MSNEPTLDIRTIHPMYRHPLIFEKFEALAPGEGFVLVNDHNPKPLYYQFQAEMPGQFTWDYLEEGPEAWRVRIGRSAA; encoded by the coding sequence ATGAGCAACGAACCAACCCTGGACATCCGCACCATCCACCCCATGTATCGCCACCCCCTCATCTTCGAGAAATTCGAGGCCTTAGCCCCAGGCGAGGGTTTCGTCCTGGTGAACGACCACAACCCCAAGCCGTTGTACTACCAGTTCCAGGCGGAGATGCCTGGCCAGTTTACCTGGGATTATTTGGAGGAGGGGCCGGAAGCATGGCGGGTGCGCATCGGCCGTTCGGCGGCCTGA
- a CDS encoding GNAT family N-acetyltransferase, translated as MVSTPTVPDPGPPPAALALAHHWLAEEPQSALANFTWVNNVTTAAGHCHFAWDGTGEAVHCLARRRGLPFTAISVEGSDPAIVRRLAAELLPAGQSAYTLAPPRLAAVLGQAAQVEESHPEWQMVFRPTATALDPGPARPLSLADLPAMQRLAQVGEAMVFSPESLQRGAFFGVFAADELVAMGGVQNELPGWAEIGSIVTHPAHRRQGYAAQVVSALIRHLAASDRRVFLCLFQTNTPARALYEKLGFAIANELHLLHWRLP; from the coding sequence GTGGTTTCTACACCTACGGTTCCTGACCCTGGCCCGCCGCCCGCGGCCCTGGCTCTGGCCCACCATTGGCTGGCCGAGGAGCCGCAATCGGCGCTGGCCAACTTCACCTGGGTCAACAACGTCACCACGGCTGCCGGCCACTGCCATTTCGCCTGGGATGGCACGGGCGAGGCCGTCCATTGCCTGGCCCGGCGGCGTGGTCTGCCCTTCACTGCCATCTCGGTGGAGGGCAGCGACCCGGCCATCGTCCGCCGCCTCGCCGCCGAACTGCTCCCGGCCGGTCAGTCGGCCTACACCCTGGCCCCGCCCCGCCTCGCCGCCGTTCTCGGCCAGGCGGCGCAGGTGGAGGAAAGCCATCCGGAATGGCAGATGGTTTTCCGCCCGACGGCCACTGCCCTCGACCCCGGCCCCGCCCGTCCCCTCAGCCTGGCCGACCTGCCGGCGATGCAACGGCTGGCCCAAGTCGGCGAGGCCATGGTCTTCAGCCCCGAATCGTTGCAGCGGGGCGCCTTCTTTGGCGTCTTCGCGGCCGATGAGCTTGTGGCCATGGGCGGGGTGCAGAACGAACTTCCGGGCTGGGCCGAGATCGGCTCCATCGTCACTCACCCGGCCCACCGCCGGCAGGGCTACGCCGCCCAGGTCGTCAGCGCCCTCATCCGGCATCTGGCGGCCAGCGACCGGCGCGTCTTCCTCTGCCTCTTCCAGACCAACACCCCCGCCCGCGCCCTCTACGAAAAACTCGGTTTCGCCATCGCCAACGAGCTGCACCTGCTGCATTGGCGTCTACCCTGA
- a CDS encoding DUF2231 domain-containing protein → MSLLSLPLHPRLVHFPIALLLAGSVAILVYEWRRYRWLAGWGFLALLAGWALTLPGIITGLIDKSALPPDSEANRVANLHTTAIFVMWAVYGLALYWGWLWREDMDKDGRRWKLAVLLILASVILLAAGDLGGRLVYELGVGVD, encoded by the coding sequence TTGTCCCTCCTCTCCCTCCCCCTCCACCCTCGTCTCGTCCACTTCCCCATCGCCTTGCTGCTGGCGGGAAGCGTTGCCATCCTGGTCTACGAATGGCGGCGCTACCGGTGGCTGGCCGGGTGGGGTTTCCTGGCCCTGCTGGCCGGCTGGGCGCTCACCCTGCCGGGGATCATCACCGGGCTGATCGACAAGTCGGCCCTGCCCCCCGATTCCGAGGCCAACCGCGTCGCCAACCTGCACACCACCGCCATCTTCGTCATGTGGGCGGTCTATGGGCTGGCCCTCTATTGGGGCTGGTTGTGGCGTGAAGACATGGATAAGGACGGTCGACGCTGGAAACTTGCCGTCCTGCTCATCCTGGCCTCGGTCATCCTGCTGGCTGCTGGCGACCTGGGCGGAAGACTGGTGTATGAACTGGGGGTTGGCGTGGACTGA
- a CDS encoding CopD family protein, translating into MSVVPSSVPVTASTRLLDKYMLPKVALTVIVIASLVGTWLTMSTHGAGALGAVAGRWLHLISFAALTGGFMWKGLFIRPAEKAAQGPYFSRFAAASQARFRRIAQAALPLFLLAALIDLRRFSGWGVGWLVWPEAALLLGIGLAAGWDAYGRRAADPFSQRRLARLALGLLLLDALVQAAFDVTLAQGGRALPLAVRWLHLAAFGLWFGAAVWNIFIAVPAARGMVSIPVVVASSQQLERFRVAVRVILPTLILTGLVQAYPYVGLNPGALLTSPFGRIILIKLILIVVLVAVFLTCPMWRACSPIAGMCKLDDLYAPNPETNS; encoded by the coding sequence ATGAGCGTTGTTCCTTCGTCTGTGCCCGTCACAGCCTCCACCCGTCTGCTCGACAAGTACATGCTGCCCAAGGTGGCGTTGACGGTGATCGTCATCGCCTCGCTGGTGGGTACATGGCTGACCATGAGCACCCACGGCGCTGGCGCATTGGGCGCCGTGGCCGGGCGCTGGCTACATTTGATCAGCTTCGCCGCTTTGACTGGCGGCTTCATGTGGAAGGGCCTGTTCATCCGCCCGGCGGAGAAAGCGGCCCAGGGGCCCTACTTCTCCCGCTTTGCGGCCGCATCCCAGGCGCGCTTCCGCCGCATTGCCCAGGCGGCGCTGCCGCTCTTCCTGCTGGCCGCGCTGATCGACCTGCGCCGCTTCAGCGGCTGGGGCGTGGGCTGGCTGGTCTGGCCCGAGGCGGCGCTGCTGCTGGGGATCGGGTTGGCGGCCGGGTGGGACGCCTATGGCCGCCGCGCCGCCGATCCGTTCAGCCAACGGCGCCTGGCCCGGCTGGCGTTGGGGCTGCTGCTGCTCGATGCCCTGGTGCAGGCCGCGTTCGACGTGACGCTGGCCCAGGGCGGCCGGGCCTTGCCCTTGGCAGTGCGCTGGCTGCACCTGGCTGCGTTCGGGTTGTGGTTCGGCGCCGCCGTGTGGAACATCTTCATTGCCGTGCCTGCGGCCCGCGGCATGGTCTCCATCCCTGTGGTGGTGGCCTCCAGCCAGCAGCTCGAGCGCTTCCGGGTGGCGGTGCGCGTCATCCTGCCCACGCTCATTCTCACCGGCCTGGTGCAGGCGTATCCCTACGTCGGCCTCAACCCCGGCGCCCTGCTCACTTCTCCCTTTGGCCGCATCATCCTGATCAAGCTCATTCTCATCGTCGTGCTGGTCGCCGTCTTCCTCACCTGCCCCATGTGGCGGGCCTGCTCGCCCATCGCTGGCATGTGCAAGCTCGACGACCTCTACGCGCCCAACCCGGAGACGAACTCATGA
- a CDS encoding PIG-L family deacetylase, with protein MSVQLRILAIFAHPDDELGTGGTLAKYAHQGADITLVCATRGEAATIYCDDCATPATLAAVRTAELECCCRHLGIEHLEWLDWPDGGVQSAPEAMAQLVPLVRRLRPHVLLTHAHHGGYPHPDHLGVHARVRAAFDAAADPTFGPEFGPAWATPKLYVRAIPETAFDLVPGFRDYRVQLNGQALPFQADPPEHIHCSIDTSAWVDARLAGWQCHRSQHNPNGLFSALPEEVQRLVYSHEHLRLFAHHLPADLPPHDSLEAGLSDDD; from the coding sequence ATGTCTGTTCAACTTCGCATCCTTGCCATCTTTGCCCATCCCGACGATGAGTTGGGGACGGGGGGAACCCTGGCCAAATACGCCCACCAGGGCGCCGACATCACCCTGGTCTGCGCCACCCGCGGCGAGGCCGCCACCATCTATTGCGACGACTGCGCCACACCCGCGACGCTGGCTGCCGTCCGCACCGCCGAACTGGAGTGCTGTTGCCGGCATCTGGGCATCGAGCATCTGGAATGGCTGGATTGGCCCGACGGTGGGGTGCAGTCGGCGCCGGAGGCGATGGCCCAGCTGGTGCCGCTCGTCCGGCGCCTGCGCCCGCACGTCCTCCTCACCCACGCCCATCACGGCGGCTACCCTCACCCCGACCACCTGGGCGTCCATGCCCGCGTCCGCGCCGCCTTTGACGCCGCCGCCGACCCGACCTTCGGCCCTGAATTCGGCCCGGCCTGGGCCACGCCAAAGCTGTACGTCCGCGCCATCCCCGAAACTGCCTTCGATCTTGTCCCTGGCTTTCGCGACTATCGTGTTCAACTCAACGGCCAGGCGCTGCCTTTTCAGGCCGACCCGCCCGAACACATCCATTGCTCGATCGACACCTCTGCCTGGGTGGATGCACGGCTGGCGGGATGGCAGTGCCACCGATCGCAGCACAACCCCAACGGCCTCTTCAGCGCCCTGCCTGAAGAAGTGCAGCGTCTGGTCTATAGTCACGAACACCTGCGGCTGTTCGCCCACCATCTGCCTGCCGACCTGCCGCCGCACGACAGCCTGGAAGCCGGTTTGAGCGACGATGACTGA